DNA sequence from the Cellulophaga sp. HaHaR_3_176 genome:
TGAAACTGAACTTCCATCCATTGACCCCAAGATGTTTCATTAAAAGTCTTACCTATTAGACCAGGTGCAAACATAATTGCTTGTGCAAAAATGATAGGCATAACTCCTGATGCATTTAGCTTTAAAGGTATATACTGCCTTGATCCCATAATATCCTTTTCATATCCACCAGAGGCAGATCTTCTTGCATACTGAACAGGAATCTGTCTAGTTGCCATTACTAGCAACACACATAACAATATAACCACAAACCAAATAATAACTTCTACAATAACCAACATTGGACCACCAGTACCACTCCATCTAGACAAAGCTTCTTGAGCAAATGCTTGAGGCATATTAGCAATAATACCAACCATAATTAATAGTGAAATACCATTACCAATACCTTTATCAGTAATTTTTTCACCTAACCACATAGCAAATACTGTTCCTGTAACTAATATAATTACTGAAGGAATCATAAAATCTAAACCCTTACCTAATAAAAAAGCACTATCAGGTACACCAAACTGGCTCAATCCTAATAAATAAGTAGGTGCCTGTAAAATACAAATACCAATAGTTAACCACCTAGTTATCTGATTGATAGTTTTCCTTCCACTTTCACCTTCTTTTTGTAACTTTTGTAAGTAAGGAATTGCTATTCCCATTAATTGAACTACAATAGATGCAGAAATATAAGGCATAATACCTAACGCAAAAACAGAGGCTTTCGAAAAAGCTCCGCCTGTAAATGCATTTAAAATACCAAAAATTCCATTTTCCGTACCAGAAGACAACGCTCCTAATTGTGCTGTATCAATACCAGGCAAAGCAATTTGTGCTCCAAAACGATAAACCAACAACAAACCAAGAGTTACAAGGATTCTTCCTTTTAATTCTTCTATCTTCCAAATATTAGATAATGTCTCGAAAAATTTCTTCATAGTATATTTCTTATAAACTTATTGCTTCACCACCTGCAGCTTCGATAGCCGACTTAGCAGTTGCAGTAAATTTATGTACAGATATTTTTAATGAAGTTTTTAATTCACCTCCACCTAAAATTTTAACTAAATCGTTTTTATCTACCAATCTGTTTTCAATTAAAACATCTAAAGTAATAGTATCTTTAACAATACCATTATCTACTAAAAGTTGTAATTTATCTAAATTGATACCAGCATAATCTTTTCTATTGATATTCGTAAAACCAAACTTAGGAACACGACGTTGCAAAGGCATTTGACCACCTTCAAAACCAATCTTTTTAGAATAACCAGATCTAGATTTAGCACCTTTATGACCTCTAGTAGCTGTACCACCTTTACCAGTACCTTGTCCACGACCTACAATTTTACCTGCACGGTGAATAGCTCCTTCAGCCGGTTTTAAACTATTTAAATTCATCTTTTATATTTTTTAAGCTTCCTCAGTAGAAACTAAGTGATTAACTTTAGAAATCATACCCATAATATTAGGGGTATTTTCGTGCTCTACAACTTGACCTATCTTCTTCAAACCAAGAGCTTCAAGAGTCCTCTTCTGATTCTGAGGCTTCTTTATAGCACTCTTAACTTGTTTAACTTTAACTTTTGCCATAATACCTTTAATTTATCCCTTAAAAACTTTTTCAAGAGAAATTCCTCTTTGACTAGCAATTGTCTTAGCATCTCTAATTTGCAATAAAGCATCAAAAGTAGCCTTAACAACGTTATGTGGATTTGAAGATCCTTGTGATTTAGAAAGCACATCATGAACCCCAACAGCCTCTAGAACTGATCTTACAGCACCACCAGCAATAACACCAGTACCATGAGAAGCAGGCTGAATATAAACTCTAGCCCCTCCAAATTTACCTTTTTGTTCATGTGGTATAGTACCTTTATTTAAAGGTATTCTAACTAAGTTTTTCTTAGCATCTTCAATAGCCTTTGCAATAGCTGTAGCAACTTCTTTAGATTTACCTAAACCTTGTCCGACAACACCATTTTCATCACCTACAACAACTATAGCAGAAAATCCAAATGCTCTACCACCTTTTGTTACCTTAGTTACTCTTTGTACACCAACCAAACGATCTTTTAAATCAAGACCTCCTGGTTTTACAACTTCTACGTTTCTGTATTTTTGGTACATATCTTATTTAGAATTTAAGTCCTGCTTCTCTAGCTCCTTCAGCTAATGATTTTACTCTACCATGGTATAAACAACCACCTCTATCAAAAGCTACAGTTTCCACCCCAGCTTTTTGTGCTTTATCAGCAATAGTTTTCCCTACTAAGTTTGCGATTTCAGTTTTAGTTCCTTTTGTTTTTGCAATTTCCTTATCTCTAGAAGATGCAGATACTAAAGTTACTCCACTATTATCATCTATAACTTGTACATAAATCTCTTTGTTACTTCTAAAAACCGATAATCTTGGTCTTTCAGCTGTACCAAATGATACTTTACGTATTCTTCTCTTAATTCGCTGTCTTCTTTCAGTCTTTGATAATCCCATAATTCTACTTATTATGCTGACTTACCAGCTTTTCTTCTTAATTGTTCACCTACAAACTTGATACCTTTTCCTTTGTAAGGCTCAGGTCTACGGAAAGATCTAATTTTAGCAGCCACTTGACCAACTAATTGCTTGTCGAAAGACGTTAATTTAATTATTGGATTTTTTCCTTTTTCAGATATTGTTTCGATTTTAACCTCTGGAGCTAAATCAATTACAATATTATGAGAAAAACCTAAAGCTAAATCTAATTTTTGACCTTGGTTACTTGCACGATATCCTACTCCTACAAGTTCCAATTCTTTAGTCCACCCTTTTGAAACACCATCAACCATATTCCTAACCAATGATCTATATAAACCATGTTTAGCTTTATGATCTTTAGAATCAGATGGTCTAGTTACAAAAACCTGACCTTCTTCAACCTTTATTTCAACAGCGCTATATTCTTGAGTTAACTCACCCAACTTACCTTTAACAGTAAGTACATTATCTTTAATTTCAACGGTAACCCCTTCAGGAATCGTTATTGGATTATTACCTATTCTAGACATTTTTCTAAATCTTTATAGTATTAATAAACGTAACACAATACCTCGCCACCAACTTTTTCTAACTTAGCTTGCTTACTAGTCATAACTCCATGTGAAGTTGAAACAACAGCAATACCTAATCCGTTAAGTACTCTTGGCAAATCTGCAGAACCAGCATACTTACGTAGACCTGGTTTACTTACGCGCATAATTTTTTTAATTATCGGTTCTTTTGTTAGCTTATCATATTTCAAAGCTATTTTAACCGTTCCTTGAACTTTATTAGGTTCAAATTTATAACTTAATATATATCCTTGTTCGAATAATATTTTAGTTATTTCTTTTTTTAGATTAGATGCAGGAATCTCAACGATTCTATGCCCAGCACTGCTGGCATTTCTAATTCTAGTTAAATAATCCGATACTGGATCTGTTACCATATTTATTTATTTACGGAATTGGTTTTTAGCAAAACTACTAAACCTGAAACCTGTTTATACTAATAATTAATTACCAGCTAGCCTTTTTAACTCCAGGTATTAAACCTTGGTTAGCCATTTCTCTAAAAGTAACCCTTGATAATCCAAAAGTTCTCATGTAACCTCTTGGTCTACCAGTAAGCTTACATCTATTATGTAAACGAACAGGAGATGCATTTTTAGGTAATTTCTGTAATGCTTCGTAATCACCAGCTTCTTTCAAAGCCTTTCTTTTCTCAGCGTACTTAGCTACCGTTTTTTCTCTCTTAACCTCACGGGCTTTCATTGATTCTTTAGCCATACTAGTTCTTTTTGAAAGGTAATCCTAATTGAGTTAATAATGATTTTGCCTCTTTATCTGTCGGCGCAGAAGTTACAAAGGTAATATCCATTCCGTTTATTCTATTGATTTTATCAATATTTATCTCAGGAAAAATAATTTGCTCAGTAACACCAAGGTTATAATTACCTCTACCATCAAATCCAGTAGCTTTAATACCTTGAAAATCCCTAACACGTGGCAAGGCACTAGTAACTAAACGATCAAGAAATTCATACATTCTTTCACCCCTTAATGTTACCTTACAACCAATAGGCATTCCTTTTCTAAGTTTAAAAGACGCAACATCTTTCTTAGATATTGTAGTTACAGATTTTTGACCTGTTATTGTTGTAAGCTCCTCAACCGCGTGATCAATTAACTTTTTATCAGCAACAGCAGCACCAACTCCTCTACTTACTACAATTTTCTCTAGTTTAGGGACTTGCATAATGTTCTTATACCCAAACTCTTCTTTAAGAGCGCCAATAACACGCTCATTATATTCTTTCTTTAACCTTGTAACGTAAGCCATAACTATATTACTTCATTAGATTTTTTAGAGAATCTTACTTTTTTCCCATCTCTAACCTCGTAACCTACTCTCGTAGTTTCACCAGATTTTGAATCTATCAAAGATAAATTAGAAATATGAATAAGTGCCTCTTTTTTTACTATACCACCTTGAGGGTTTTTTGCACTAGGCTTTTCGTGTTTAGAGACCATATTAGCCCCTTCTACGATAGCTTTATTTTTGTCAAAATCTACCTTCATAACCTTACCTTCAACACCTTTATGGTCTCCAGCTACGATTCTTACGATATCTCCTACTTTTATTTTTAGCTTTTTCATCTGTTCTAAATGTTATAGCACCTCAGGAGCTAATGATACAATTTTCATGAACTGTTTGTCACGAAGTTCTCTAGCTACAGGTCCGAATACACGAGTTCCTTTCATTTCACCCGTTGGGTTTAATAAAACACATGCGTTATCATCAAAACGAATATAAGAACCATCTTGTCTTCTTACTTCTTTTTTTGTTCTAACAACAACCGCAGTAGAAACAGCACCTTTTTTCACAGTACCATTTGGAGTAGCTTCCTTAACAGCTACTACAATTTTATCTCCTACAGAAGCGTATCTTCTTTTTGTACCACCTAATACTCTGATTGTCAAAACTTCTTTTGCACCAGTATTATCAGCTACTTTTAATCTTGATTCTTGCTGTAACATAATTATTTAGCTCTTTCAATGATTTCAACTAATCT
Encoded proteins:
- the secY gene encoding preprotein translocase subunit SecY, whose translation is MKKFFETLSNIWKIEELKGRILVTLGLLLVYRFGAQIALPGIDTAQLGALSSGTENGIFGILNAFTGGAFSKASVFALGIMPYISASIVVQLMGIAIPYLQKLQKEGESGRKTINQITRWLTIGICILQAPTYLLGLSQFGVPDSAFLLGKGLDFMIPSVIILVTGTVFAMWLGEKITDKGIGNGISLLIMVGIIANMPQAFAQEALSRWSGTGGPMLVIVEVIIWFVVILLCVLLVMATRQIPVQYARRSASGGYEKDIMGSRQYIPLKLNASGVMPIIFAQAIMFAPGLIGKTFNETSWGQWMEVQFQDMFGLAYNLLFAFLIIVFTYFYTAITVPTNKMADDLKRSGGFIPGVRPGAETGDFLDKIMSLITLPGSVFLALLAVLPAIIVKLMDVQAGWAIFYGGTSLLIMVGVAIDTVQQVNSYLLNRHYDGLMKTGKNRKVA
- the rplO gene encoding 50S ribosomal protein L15; this translates as MNLNSLKPAEGAIHRAGKIVGRGQGTGKGGTATRGHKGAKSRSGYSKKIGFEGGQMPLQRRVPKFGFTNINRKDYAGINLDKLQLLVDNGIVKDTITLDVLIENRLVDKNDLVKILGGGELKTSLKISVHKFTATAKSAIEAAGGEAISL
- the rpmD gene encoding 50S ribosomal protein L30; this translates as MAKVKVKQVKSAIKKPQNQKRTLEALGLKKIGQVVEHENTPNIMGMISKVNHLVSTEEA
- the rpsE gene encoding 30S ribosomal protein S5: MYQKYRNVEVVKPGGLDLKDRLVGVQRVTKVTKGGRAFGFSAIVVVGDENGVVGQGLGKSKEVATAIAKAIEDAKKNLVRIPLNKGTIPHEQKGKFGGARVYIQPASHGTGVIAGGAVRSVLEAVGVHDVLSKSQGSSNPHNVVKATFDALLQIRDAKTIASQRGISLEKVFKG
- the rplR gene encoding 50S ribosomal protein L18, whose amino-acid sequence is MGLSKTERRQRIKRRIRKVSFGTAERPRLSVFRSNKEIYVQVIDDNSGVTLVSASSRDKEIAKTKGTKTEIANLVGKTIADKAQKAGVETVAFDRGGCLYHGRVKSLAEGAREAGLKF
- the rplF gene encoding 50S ribosomal protein L6, which translates into the protein MSRIGNNPITIPEGVTVEIKDNVLTVKGKLGELTQEYSAVEIKVEEGQVFVTRPSDSKDHKAKHGLYRSLVRNMVDGVSKGWTKELELVGVGYRASNQGQKLDLALGFSHNIVIDLAPEVKIETISEKGKNPIIKLTSFDKQLVGQVAAKIRSFRRPEPYKGKGIKFVGEQLRRKAGKSA
- the rpsH gene encoding 30S ribosomal protein S8, whose protein sequence is MVTDPVSDYLTRIRNASSAGHRIVEIPASNLKKEITKILFEQGYILSYKFEPNKVQGTVKIALKYDKLTKEPIIKKIMRVSKPGLRKYAGSADLPRVLNGLGIAVVSTSHGVMTSKQAKLEKVGGEVLCYVY
- the rpsN gene encoding 30S ribosomal protein S14; this translates as MAKESMKAREVKREKTVAKYAEKRKALKEAGDYEALQKLPKNASPVRLHNRCKLTGRPRGYMRTFGLSRVTFREMANQGLIPGVKKASW
- the rplE gene encoding 50S ribosomal protein L5 translates to MAYVTRLKKEYNERVIGALKEEFGYKNIMQVPKLEKIVVSRGVGAAVADKKLIDHAVEELTTITGQKSVTTISKKDVASFKLRKGMPIGCKVTLRGERMYEFLDRLVTSALPRVRDFQGIKATGFDGRGNYNLGVTEQIIFPEINIDKINRINGMDITFVTSAPTDKEAKSLLTQLGLPFKKN
- the rplX gene encoding 50S ribosomal protein L24 — encoded protein: MKKLKIKVGDIVRIVAGDHKGVEGKVMKVDFDKNKAIVEGANMVSKHEKPSAKNPQGGIVKKEALIHISNLSLIDSKSGETTRVGYEVRDGKKVRFSKKSNEVI
- the rplN gene encoding 50S ribosomal protein L14; this encodes MLQQESRLKVADNTGAKEVLTIRVLGGTKRRYASVGDKIVVAVKEATPNGTVKKGAVSTAVVVRTKKEVRRQDGSYIRFDDNACVLLNPTGEMKGTRVFGPVARELRDKQFMKIVSLAPEVL